The proteins below are encoded in one region of Phyllopteryx taeniolatus isolate TA_2022b chromosome 11, UOR_Ptae_1.2, whole genome shotgun sequence:
- the prph2b gene encoding peripherin-2b, with the protein MPFMPVKFNLQKRVKLAQGLWILYWTSVLVGVLLFGLGVFFKVELRKRSELMDESESHLVPNLLILAGLLACVLNAFGGKVCHDSLDPLKYSKWKPLLSRFLLLCCAFNVLLLLLALLCFLMQFAIYLTLSQGLKSSIRFYKDTDTPGRCFMKRTLDLTQIEFRCCGNVNFRDWFEVQWISNRYLDMSNDEVKDRVLSNVDGKFLMDSVPFSCCNPGSPRPCIQHHLTNNSAHYDYDHRTEELNIWTRGCRETLFSYFSSLMTSIGVLISATVLLECADMAGLKYLSTALETMADPENPECESEGWLLEKSVKETLAETLAKIKTLGKSNHVEEGEEAGA; encoded by the exons ATGCCCTTCATGCCGGTCAAGTTCAACCTGCAGAAGCGGGTCAAGCTGGCCCAGGGTCTGTGGATCCTCTACTGGACGTCGGTCCTGGTGGGAGTCCTCCTCTTCGGCCTGGGCGTCTTCTTCAAGGTGGAGCTGCGCAAGAGAAGCGAGCTGATGGACGAGAGCGAGAGCCACTTGGTGCCCAACCTGCTGATCCTGGCCGGGCTGCTGGCCTGCGTCCTCAACGCCTTCGGGGGCAAAGTGTGCCACGACTCCCTGGACCCGCTCAAGTACTCCAAGTGGAAGCCCTTGCTGAGCAGGTTCCTGCTGCTGTGCTGCGCTTTCAAcgttttgctgctgctgctggcgctgctctgcttcctcatgcaGTTCGCCATCTACCTGACGCTGTCCCAAGGTCTGAAGAGCAGCATCCGCTTCTACAAGGACACCGACACGCCGGGACGCTGCTTCATGAAACGCACTCTGGACTTGACGCAGATCGAGTTCCGCTGCTGCGGCAACGTCAACTTCAGGGACTGGTTCGAGGTCCAGTGGATCAGCAACCGCTACCTGGACATGAGCAACGACGAGGTCAAAGA TCGCGTCCTGAGCAACGTGGACGGAAAGTTCCTGATGGACAGCGTTCCGTTCAGCTGCTGCAATCCGGGATCCCCTCGGCCGTGCATCCAGCACCACCTGACCAACAACTCGGCCCACTACGACTACGACCACCGCACCGAGGAGCTCAACATCTGGACGCGGGGCTGCCGCGAGACCCTGTTTTCATACTTCAGCAGCCTAATGACCAGCATCGGCGTGCTCATCAGCGCCACCGTTCTGCTGGAG TGTGCAGACATGGCGGGCTTGAAGTACCTGAGCACGGCTCTGGAGACCATGGCGGACCCCGAGAACCCCGAGTGCGAGAGCGAAGGCTGGCTGCTGGAGAAGAGTGTCAAAGAGACGCTGGCGGAGACGCTGGCCAAAATCAAGACGCTGGGCAAGTCCAACCACGTCGAGGAAGGAGAGGAGGCCGGCGCCTGA
- the LOC133485649 gene encoding zinc finger protein 771 has protein sequence MEDSEAQLTVSEADALGADFITVELDTQPIEYVVKWAEVGSKFTISCVKKDSDEPSELSGGEQLKMETDEAFFVPYEEVYPCEVTEQSVEIKMESDDDDDDDHHHQILVEVGGAQPDGDGDSDRADPEPDGRQYRCGYCGKCYSHASSLYRHQQTHAAKMAAAPAPPSAKRALEPAHQDARYACQHCGMTFKGSRMLGSHLRLHGKRRIHPCNICGKEFNHSSSLSRHRLIHKKAKDGALAHAAPHRPSLKGKKAKRRRQPAAVMQVAGGDKFYACPQCDMSFRTSTQLSKHQVTHVKELLDSYTQPGKENVAESSSDLKIRLKLCSRDKPNFYTLCKKNRRRRRSRTKRTLDMADDEEDGDGPAAPESHGCRLCGKHFSHTSSLARHQLSHQVADGAAGKRPKTKSKTFTCAACNKTFMHSSSFSRHKKAHLGATAKRVILDETAPIESDSD, from the exons ATGGAGGACTCTGAGGCACAGCTGACGGTGTCGGAGGCAGACGCTCTGGGCGCCGACTTCATCACGGTGGAGTTGGACACGCAGCCCATCGAGTATGTGGTCAAGTGGGCCGAGGTGGGCTCCAAGTTTACCATCTCGTGCGTCAAGAAGGACTCGGACGAGCCGTCGGAGCTGAGCGGCGGCGAGCAGCTGAAGATGGAGACGGACGAGGCCTTCTTTGTGCCGTACGAGGAGGTGTACCCCTGCGAGGTTACCGAGCAGAGCGTGGAGATCAAGATGGAgtccgacgacgacgacgacgacgaccaccaccaccagatcCTGGTGGAGGTGGGCGGCGCTCAGCCGGACGGCGACGGCGACTCGGACCGGGCCGACCCGGAGCCCGACGGGCGGCAGTACCGCTGCGGCTACTGCGGCAAGTGCTACAGCCACGCCTCCAGCCTGTACCGTCACCAGCAGACGCACGCCGCCAAGATGGCTGCGGCACCCGCGCCGCCGTCCGCTAAGCGCGCCCTGGAGCCCGCGCACCAGGACGCGCGATACGCGTGCCAACACTGCGGCATGACCTTCAAGGGCAGCAG gaTGCTGGGGAGTCACCTGCGGCTGCACGGCAAGAGGCGCATCCACCCGTGCAACATCTGCGGCAAGGAGTTCAACCACAGCTCCAGCCTGTCCCGACACCGCCTCATCCACAAGAAGGCCAAGGACGGCGCCCTGGCCCATGCCGCGCCCCATCGGCCCTCGCTGAAGGGCAAGAAGGCCAAGCGGCGGAGGCAGCCGGCGGCCGTGATGCAGGTGGCGGGAGGAGACAAGTTCTACGCCTGCCCGCAGTGCGACATGAGCTTTCGCACGTCCACGCAGCTTTCCAAGCATCAG GTGACGCACGTGAAGGAGCTTCTGGACAGCTACACGCAACCCGGCAAAGAGAACGTGGCCGAGAGCTCGTCCGACCTAAAGATCCGCCTCAAACTGTGCTCTCGCGACAAGCCCAACTTCTACACCCTCTGCAAGAAgaaccgccgccgccgccgcagccgCACCAAGCGAACCCTCGACATGGCCGACGACGAGGAGGATGGCGACGGCCCCGCCGCTCCGGAGAGTCATGGCTGCCGCCTTTGCGGGAAACACTTCAGCCACACCTCCAGCCTGGCACGCCATCAGCTGAGCCACCAGGTGGCAGACGGCGCCGCCGGCAAGCGACCCAAGACCAAGAGCAAGACCTTCACTTGCGCCGCCTGCAACAAGACCTTCATGCACTCGTCCAGTTTCTCGCGCCACAAGAAGGCGCACCTGGGCGCCACCGCCAAGAGGGTCATACTAGACGAGACGGCGCCCATCGAGTCCGACTCCGACTGA